The sequence TACTGAAACCAAATGGCATTGACAACTTTGCTGATTACAAATAGGGGAGCACCCAAAGAGCACTGAAAATTGATGTAAGGAATTCCAGCCACAACAAAACATCTCCATGTAGCAATGGAGCACCAATAATTTGTGCTGTTACTGACTAAAGCACAGGAATAAACACTTTATAAAACAAGAAGAGACTGAACCAGAATACTCTGCCATTCCAAGCACAGCACTGGAAAATTCTACTAACAGCATCATGGTTCACTCTCCTGATTCTGCTCTATGCTCTGGGCTCTCCACTGGCTCAAGACACTACTTGCTCTTCTCCACCACTGCTCCTCTCTCTTTTGCTGGATTTGAACATCTAGCTTTGAGATGGCACAAATGCCCCAGATGGAGTCTTTGATTCCCCACCAAGGTCCAGAGAAAGATTTTGACACTGGCAGGCATCTCTTCACTACCCAAACTATCAACTACGCAGAGAAGAGAGAAGCACCCCCAaatctctcattgtgaaagagcTGGCAGCTCTGCCACCCAGGTTCCAGCCCTGGCCTGTCCCCTCGCCCACCACAAGCCTGCTCAGCTGCTCAGCACCTGACTGCCAACTCCTGCCTGGGCTCTCCTAGCACTGGGGTGGCACGTCCACActcatcctgtaagttttgagacattgtgttctccttttcatttgtctcaagttatttactgatttctcttgcaatttcttttttgacccactgattatttaagagtgatCTGTTTaacatattcatgtattttatggttctctttgttattgatttccagcctcattccaatatggtcagagaaagtgctttgtataatttccattttttaaattttattaagtcCTCTTTTGTTTCCCAGCaaatgatctatcctggagaattccatgagcactttagAAGAATACATATCCTGCTGCTTTGGGATGCAGTGTTCTCTgttatgtctgttaggtctagttcttttattgtattaggttctctgtttttgttgttgttgttgatgatcctgtgtttagatgttctatctattggtgAGAGTGGTATTTTGAAATCCCCCACTATTATGGTTGAGTCatgtatttctccctttagttttgccagtgtttgcctcatgtactttcaGGCTCCTTGATTAGGAGcacagatatttatgattgttatttcttcttagtgaattaccacctttattaatatatagtgtcctttatctcttataataatatttttgcatttaaagtctatagtatagctaccccagctttttttttttttttttttttttttttggttactatttgtgtagaatgtctttttccatcctttcactttcaacctatttatatctttgggtctaagatgattcccttgtaagcagcatatagatggagcgtatttttaaatccattcagcCAAGTATGTCTTTTGACTGGTaagtttagtccattaacattcaaagttattattgtAAAGACAGTTCTTAATTtaaccattttatcttttaggttttgtcagatctattttttctctctctctttatcctttaaattacccttactaatactcttcaattctgaacccttctccagacctccctctcctctcttttcttttcagccagcagcactccctttagtagttctcacAGGGCTAGCctcttattaatgaactctcacagcttctgtttatctgtgaatattttaaactcttgctcatttttgaaggacagctttgctgaatagagaattcttggctggcaatttttctctttcactgtcttaaatatattgtaccattgccttcttgcctccatgtgcctgatgagaaatcagtacttagcTTTTTTGGCTTCCCTTGTTTGTggtgaattatttttctcttggtgctttcagaattttctcctctccatcatttgacaatctgattactaTGTAGTCTTGGAGtggatctatttggatctattctgtttggagtacattgggcttctgggatttgcatatgtatgtCATTTATAAGGTGGGAAATATTCAGccattatatttttgaatatttttcctggctctcttcccttttcttctccttctgggacactctttgatgcatatatttgtgtgatTTTTGTTATCAATCAATTCTCTGAGGCCctactcaaatttttccatttttttcctccatttgttcttttgtctgttcaaattcagttgatttgtcttctagctcactgattctttcttctgcatcttcaaatctgctgttgtgtgtctccactatattttaaatttcatctatagggtcctttatttccataatgtccattatttttctatgtattctttcaaattcttctttgtgctcttctagtgtcttcttaatatcctttatctctttatacccatttcccttcatttctttggattgattcaggagatttgtttgcacacctttgattagttgctccagatTCTGTGTATCTTCCAACGTTTTGAtctgttcccttgactgggccatttcttcttgagttttactatgccttatgatttttttgctgatatctagtcatctgattatcttgttgggtctattctgaaggtcagtttctctatCTTGTCTAAaatttagttgttgcctgggtttgtattagggtACTGCTTTGCCAGTTGGATCTTTAGTATTTCTCAACCAAATCAGGGCCAGGTACCCAGGCAGGGTGTGGACAGCAGCTCTGAGGAGCCTAGGATAGtttctggagaggctctgaaaagcgcTGGAGTTTtcctgcactttctggcctgcccaacaggtggcggAGCttagtaacttaattgtcctcagaagctgtttacctccAGGAACCCTGCAGCATCCGGCCAggtggggctgaaactgcaggattccagTGCcccactttgccagccaaaatcttgCTCAATGTGGGTCTGTCTCCCCCTCTTTACTTGTAGTGGAAGGTTCCTCCAGCTGCTGCAGACTGCAGCTGCCCCCCAGGCAAGTACTGGGCTTCCCACGgctgttttcctcaagggtgggggttgggcaccaggacccagggctggaaatacaGCCTCTgaccatgttttctcagactcttcatccctcactaaCCTGGCCTTGAAGtttcctcccctgtcccccagatccccaaacagttgattcagacagcttCTGCCTGACTACTTGATGCTTTGGGGAAAAATTCTGCCATTTCCTTCCTAAGCCTTCATTTGGGAAACTCCTCCTTATTGCCCTTTCGTAGTCCACCATCCAAGATGGCTTAGGTCCTGCTTGCtgtgggtccctgtgggcttgAGTCTCTTCATCTAGATATaagtggggatctgtctcactgctgtgacagattttatagtctgtttcccaggtgggaggtgggaggaatTCTGGCTTCTCTCTTTGGGACCGAACTGTGTGGGATTGAGTGAGGGGACATGGAGAGGACTGGCCAGtccaggatggaagtttcctacctgatatttttctctttctttaatgcagcatttgtgggatccttctccagtatATACCTTCCTCCAGGGCTCTTAACAAGTGacaattgtcctttttttcacagaaactctggggagaggttttcagtagctgtttatgtcaccatgttgatgacatcactccagCAGGCTGTCCGTCTTGTTTCGCTGCAGTGGTGATGTGGCCAAAGCTTGTCATTCTTCCATTCCCCAATTCACAGTATgggacatatttaaaaaaaaccacacacaacaAAAAAATGAGTTTCTACAAAGACATTACATTGTACTATAAACCCAGGAGTGTGTTTAAAAGAACTTCCTAGAGCCCAGCTCATCGAAATGGTAGGCAATCCTGTTTCCAgatttttcaaatcatatatccaGACCTCTAGCTGAACTAGAGGTGTTGGTGTGGGGTCCACTGTTGACCTGCCAGTACTACACTTATGCTAAAAATCAACTTATTATAGAAGGGAATCCTTGATAGCAAGATGGCAAAGCGAAACCctacaaaaagtaaatggaaaatatttcactTGATCTGAGTTCTAGAGTTTTTTGAATTGCAACACACATTTTCATTGAGATAATTGAAAAGATTTTTAGATATATTAAGGCCTGTTTTGTTGCCATGTTTACTTAATCATATTAAACAACATAGTTTTGTATTGCTACTTAGGATTTTATATTCGGGTATAGAATGTGTTCAGTGAAATGAGGACTTTGATCTGAATCAAGTGGAATTTCTCCGTGAAGGTTTTCCTTGTGGTAAGGGGTGGGGAACTGGAAGCAAATTGGCATTTGCCTGCCACAGAAAATATTCTTGGAATTCTAAATCTGTTACTTCCTGATCTCTCTTATTGTCACAATGACTTTGACGATAATGCCTCAACAGCATACTCGTGTGTTAAGGCAGATTAATAAAATTCCTGTAATCTTCATAGAGGGGAAATTTGATGACAATTGAAGGATTGTTTTAGTAGTCTTTGATTTCTGGGAAACATATAGGAGTTGCTTCAGCCTCTTCAGGCACTCATTTTCCCAGTACCAGAATTTGCATCATCATTACATTTCTCTAACATGTTCCAAGGCAGTGTTTGGTGATGTAGCCATTATAAATTGAGAGGTTTTCATCTTTGGTGGGATTGTTACAAATACTATAGGAAGTATTCTTACAAATTTTTCCTTGACCACCTCAATTAAGTTTTGGaacttttcctgtctttctgcaaggatctttgtctttcttttagaATCCTCCTTTTCTCACAATCATTATGGTTCCAACTAATCAGGATAgcacttttccatttttttccccttagttaCATTAAACAGCATATTTCCAGGAGAACAACTAGCTTTGGTTCATCTATGGAATGCCAGTTAGAAAATGTAGACAATGGGAGCCATactctttttaaatgaattaagaaaaatcAAGGCTTATTTTTAAACCCTTAGACTCAGGAATATTCATTAAAAGTTAATTTAGCCAAGGAGCAAAAATTGTACACCTAATTTTTGTGTAATCCAAGCATGGATGAGCAATATTGGGCTAGACTGACAGAAAGGTAGAGAGGCTCAGTTTATCATCTGTACTGAAAAAGACAGTCTTTCTAAACTGAATGCAACTCAGGTGTGGTGTTTATCCATGTTGCCCCAAGTAGTGGAGAGGAGGTAAAGAGAAAGCAATGAATCTAAGCCATCAAGAGCTCTCACCATTCACACACTTAGACCTTTACCTGTAGTATGCCCCACTAGTTTTAGGTTAAATTTGTTCTAATATAGTCAAGCTTATACAAAATTATTGTGACAAATGTCCACActctaataattaaaatatgagtTCAAAAGAATTTCATTTCAGTAAAAAATGGGTCCTCACCACCAAACCACATTTCCTTAACCATCAAAATTGCAGGTTTTGCTTTAGGGTAAAGAGAAGAAGGAACTTAGGAATCAGGGTGAGTGTAGTTAAAAAATTCCATCATCCCACTTCTTCCCCCTCTCCCAACCCCCAAGAAATGCTCATACAAGAACCCTTCTGTTACCACACTTAAGAATGTTTACAGTTTTACATTTCATTCATGTTCTAATTATCTTCTTGTAAGACTCCTTGTAAGAACTACGATGTTCTGTAACAGAACAGAAGTCTTGTTCCATTCAAGAGAGAAGATGATACCTTGTGCCGCTAAGGAGGAAGATGACTTGCATTTTAGAAGTTATTAAACATCAAAATGCCTGTGTGAAAAGGGGTACTGATGGCCTATGCTTGAAAGAGGTCAGAATATTTACAGTAAAATCTTTAGTTTCTAAGAAGGGGACATATTTATCTAGGGGAGTAAAATATTGAGGGGCTCTAAAAGATCACAAGCTTTGTTTATATtaatcaaacatcaaaaattgatttgcaatttgaaattttaactttaaaatacttAGCATAAATTTCTCTTAGAGAGGCTACTTTCGTCTTCaacttctcttttcccttccttgtTTCATCTCTTTCCACTTATCTGCCATTCAGTTATAATCTTTATGTTTTATCCCCAATTGTTTTCTCTTGCCCTTATTCCAGttttctcccctttccccatCTACAGCCCTTCTCCCAATATTTTCTGGATTTACTCTACGTTATGCCCTTCCATTTCCTTGTCCTTTATGTGTgtctattttataatattttgtttaacTATATATTTATCTTTGCAAACTCTTTGTTAATCTTTTGGTCTTTCTGTGAcaataaaaaattctttttttcataaatggGCTTCCTCATTGAAGATGAGATATTTGGATCCCCAAATCAGTCACAAAGAAATAGCATTTGGATATATTTGGAaccaatatttattcttttattgacAAGGGAAAATAGAAGTTAGTTATAAAGCTGGTAGtgttcaatatatatattttagtgctcCTAGATGCAGAGAACTTCCTTTTGAGGTTTTTCCTTGTTTCATTTCAATCTAGGCCTAAGGGGTTCTTGATAGTCTGAATTGACCACTGGCGTTGGAACTGGTTGAAGAACCCACCATTTTCTACAGCATTTCCACCTTCTCCGACAGGCACCGATCTCCTCCTCCACAGTTCTGCAGGTGTCTCTTCTGCAATTGCCAAAGATATTGAGGCAATGGCCTTCAGCAGCAGCCAAACCACTTCTTACTGCAGAAGAAGAGAGTCAGTGAGATAGTTAGAACATGAATGAAATGTAAAACCCTAAACGTTCTTAAGTGTGGAAACAGAAGGGCTCTTGTATGAGAATTTCTTGGGGGTTGGAGGTGGGGGAAGAAGTGGGACAAAGGAATTTTTTAACTACACTGTCACCCTGATCCCTAAGTTTCTTCTCCTCTTTACCCTATGGCTTAAGTGTTAaaccctttcttccttttcttataaCTCTTGACCATGTTAATTAAGgcttcaaaaaaggaaaagaaaaaaaaaacttcattcaATTTTATAGTGAAACAGCAAAGGGATGGACAAAATATAAGTcctaaatatattaatttcttcATTACTTGACtcctttatataaatgtaatctgacaaatatttattgagtgccttttaTTCACCATGCGTTTTTCTTTGTGTGAGTAATAGAACAGTGAAAACGGAAGAAATTTTTCTTATCCTTATACAATTTATATTCAGTGAAGAAAATCTGaccatagaaaaataaatgaataagataaTTTCCTAAAGCAGTAAGTGGTTACAACAAGATGGTACAATAATGGGCCAGATAGTCTGGGGGAAGGAGGTGATAAGATGGACTGAGAAAGAACCTACCTCAATTGTCAACAGTACCTTAATCATAGTGCATCTCTGCCAGAGGATAAAAGTAAATTCATGGACAGTCTAAatgattttttcaatttgtttctaaTAGAGCAAAGAGTATTGTAAAGTTGAAAATATGTCATTGCTTGCAGATCATTATTTTCACCAGAAGACCTCTATTCTAGAAAAGTTAATTCAATAAGAAACTCTCTATTGATAGTGGTGACACAGGGATGcaatccttaaaataaaatgacttttgAGTGTAAACGTCCACTGAAACAAGAGGCAGGAAAAGAACAGGTAATAGCTTCAGTTTGGTCGCAATTCTAGATTAAGGGTTTATCATTAATGAGGGACTTTAAGCTCTGTATAGTACAGCATGAACCCTATCAAAGTAAGGGTTTTTTTTAGTGTTATCACATACCTTCTATTTTTATCTGCCTGTTGATGTCATTCCTAGCTAGGAATGGTAAGACACTATCTTCAGATTAAAACTTGACAATGGTATTCCTCTTTCTTGTAACAGAATTAAATATGCAATATATCCAGTTAAGCCAGgttattttaatatgcatttaaaaGGGAAGAATTGAAAAAATCAGCACTGACTCCTGATAAATATTACTtgaaaaacaggaagagaagaatATTGTCTTAACCAGATAAAAATTGTATCTCAACACAACAACCCACATAGCATTTCATAATACAATATTAGCCTCAATTCCATTAAAATCAGAGGGAAGACAGCGCACTGCCAGTACTGTATTAATATTGCTTTGGGATTTTTGGACAGTGCTGTTAAGTCATAAGAAAAATCAgttgtgattttttctttcctcctctacTTCAACCAATGCCACTGGAATGGTGTAAGGAGCACTTTGAAAAACTCTATGGTAGTGTCAAAAATCATAGAGAAACACCAATGCATCAGAAACTGAGGAATTCTTGAAAGATACAAATCAATTATGATTAGATTGAAAGAAAAGCTAGTGATGTTTAGGATTTGGACACAGTCATCAGTCAGATGCTACCAAGTGGCTGCTGCTACAGAACACACGGGTCCCACAGAATGCCCTGTAAGATACTGCTATTCTAAAAACTAGGAGGGCAGTGTTCCAGGATACTAccgcttttaaaaaaaaatctgtgaactGAAGCTTGAGCCATATTTACTTTCCTGAAGATAAATGATGTTATCAGTAATGCCCTTGGAGTAATCACTCTAGGCCTCAGCGCAGTGCCAATTGGTTAAGCCTGGAACTCCTACATTGATATAAAACATTGATGAGGTTTCACAATGGTAATCTTGTGTGGTTGCAGAGACAAATGCACATTCTCAGTTTAGACCATGGGACTTTGACAGATTAAGGATAAGCATTGAGTTTGCCATCAAAGATTATTAGGAAGGGTAAGCCACCATGATTAAATGTTAAGGAATTGGGAAAGATAGTGGAgtaagaagctccaggaatcagtccctacACCAGAATAATGATTAATTAAGCAGGGACTGCCTGAATCAACtcttttgaaactctggagtccaatAGAACcgtgtacagcatccagggaagtggggaggaagaggctgataaactgcaATAAACACCAGTGAATTGCTCTCCGCACAGCAGTTACATTCACCCATTCCCACCCTCCTGTCAGGCAGCAATGGGGCCTGGCCCCTGGTGTATTTTCTTGACACTAGAGAggaacataaaaatccacttccctgAGATGATGTGGGTGGGTGCGGGCACTGATCGCTGCTTTTCATTAGCTACTTTGGATTGCTGAGGGCCTGGacctgagggtggccattgttccatcCCACTCAGGACAGAAGTGGTGGGGGAGACTTAAAGAAAGTATGCCTGGAGCTCAGGAGGTAGGTTTTTCTTGATGCCCAGGATGCTTCTCTTAAGCTGGCTGAACCTCTTTTGTACCCTTCTGTACATCCTTTCTTCCCTGTGTGGTCTTAGGTAATAATTTCCTTCACTACCTGCTCTGTGAGACCACTGAACAGATTAGGTAACATAATTGGGCTactctcagggaactgaaagaatCCCTCATTGTTAATTGAGATGCACAAATGTAGACCCTACTGTATGCTTTGGGCTCGCACTAACCTGAAATCATGTCTCGCTAGACaccattttatctcatttttcaaaaagtattttttttcctggagaggCTATTTGGACAGAGAGATGAAACAATTCATCTCTGTTACCTTTCCCAGGCTCCAAAGATAACCTAGAATCACAGGTTTCTATTTTACCAAAGGAGGCTCCTGACTACAGTAAACTTTCTGTTATCTCTGCTGGTCAAAAGGTAGATTTTTTATTAATGGGAAAGGGAAATCAATTGAGTTATCAAACTACACTGTATAGATTATCACTCCAAAGAAAttgaatatagaaaaataaatctaaaaatagcATAAAGAAAAGGCAATCATTCTttgttcaaaaatgaaaaagagggtgTGCTTCCTCTGAGTGTGGAGGATAGTTGAGGgtttgcatttgctgggcaggggcTGAGTCAAGGAGTGCAATTTTGGGCAGCAAAGGAAGATTTCCTGGCACCCTTAGTTCACCCCTCCTTcagccctgtgccagtttgagtgtattgtgtcccccaaatgccattatctttgtggtcttgtgtggggcagaagttttggtgctggttggatttgcttggagtgtgccccacccagctgtgggagataattttgatgagatgttcccatggaggcatggcgccacccattcggggtgggccttgatcggtggagctacataaatgagctgactcaaagaggaaagagagtgcagctgggagtgatgttttgaagaggcgcaagcttgctagagaggaacgtcctgggagaaagccgttttgaggccggagctttggagcagatgccagctgccttcctagctaacagaggttttccggaggccattggccatcctccggtgagggtacccgattgctgatgtgttaccttggacactttgtggccttaagactgtaattgtgtagtgaaataaacccccgttttataaaagcctattcatctctggtgttttgcattctgcagcattagcaaactaagacaagccCCTTCCGAGGGTAACAAGTTCTCCTTGAGTGGGTCCATGGCCTttttccagctgggaaagactgacttcaGAAACTCCTCTTTGTTGTGCCTCCATTttgcaaaagcagcttgaaacaatGCAAGTGTAAGAAATAATTGAGGTGGGTGGCCTGAGGCAAAGGCTTACCTATTTTAAGTCTTGTGCTGGAATACCCAGGATAGGGAAAAGGTCTGATTCCAGGGAGTAAAGGGGGTATTCAatctcctgtaaacagggaaacttGTAAGGCCAATAGCAAGCATaagctcaggacaagacacaggcccagaaaagatcGGGAGCACCATACACTTAGCATTTGCCTTGGGCCAGCCTTCCTGACAGGAGGGATGAGCTCTGGTGGAGAGCATCAGCCAATGCAAAGCCAGTTTGCAAAGATGATGCAAGGTGtttgcttaggtttgcttggttttgttagttcctgacactcaaggaaatctctgtcatatcaccaactggcaacaaactgaagaaacagacatctcagagaataaatctctgagttaacattttaaaatggtaaaatgtatatagtatgcaacaaaagaatgcaagacaaatgaagaaataggaaatgatgtcccatccaaaggaagaggataaaaatccagaaaacatcaatgaagaagaccagacttggACGTACCCaacaaaggtttttaaaaattatcttcaatatgctcaaggaaatggaggaaaatacagttaaaacatatcagaaaaataatgaatggataTCAGAGAAacaatatcagaaaaacaatgaatgaaaacatgagaatcttagtaaagagatagaaattttaaaaaggaaccaaacagaactactggagttaaagaccacaataCATGAAATGAAccattcccaggagggtttcaagagcagattagaaatgacagaaggaagaatccatgaacttgaagaaaagacaattgaaatggaggatgaaagcagaaacaaaaatatttataaaaagtgaaaatagcccaaGACATCT comes from Choloepus didactylus isolate mChoDid1 chromosome 20, mChoDid1.pri, whole genome shotgun sequence and encodes:
- the DEFB109B gene encoding putative beta-defensin 109B; translated protein: MISVRSGLAAAEGHCLNIFGNCRRDTCRTVEEEIGACRRRWKCCRKWWVLQPVPTPVVNSDYQEPLRPRLK